One window from the genome of Gimesia aquarii encodes:
- a CDS encoding zinc-binding alcohol dehydrogenase family protein: MKAVGLTRYLPIEDPESLMDVELDQPEANGRDLLVSVKAIAVNPVDTKVRAPKANVETSPKVLGWDAAGIVEAVGPDVELFQPGDEVFYAGDITRPGCNAEYQLIDERIVGAKPKSLGFSEAAAIPLTAITAYEAFFDRLNLDVEGANSGETLLIVGGAGGVGSIGIQLAKLAGLTVIATASRPESTAWVQKQGADHVVNHFQPLRPQIEALGLKYIDQIALFNNTDQHWETAVDLIRPQGKIVSIVENQEPLAQSMMKTKSATFVWEFMYTRSMFTTPDMIEQHHLLNRVANWIDAGKLNCTINEILSPINAENLRAAHKTLESGRSIGKIVLQGWK; this comes from the coding sequence ATGAAAGCCGTCGGCCTGACCCGTTATCTGCCCATTGAGGATCCTGAGTCTCTGATGGATGTCGAACTGGATCAACCGGAAGCGAACGGGAGGGACTTGCTCGTTTCGGTGAAAGCGATTGCCGTCAATCCGGTTGATACGAAGGTTCGCGCCCCCAAAGCTAATGTGGAGACCTCTCCCAAGGTTCTGGGTTGGGATGCGGCAGGCATTGTAGAAGCGGTGGGTCCTGATGTCGAGCTGTTCCAGCCTGGGGATGAAGTATTTTACGCCGGTGACATTACGAGGCCCGGATGTAATGCGGAATACCAACTGATCGACGAACGGATTGTTGGTGCGAAACCAAAATCACTCGGTTTTTCGGAAGCGGCCGCCATTCCGCTCACGGCAATCACAGCCTATGAAGCCTTTTTTGATCGACTGAACCTGGACGTGGAAGGTGCGAACTCAGGTGAGACGCTGTTGATTGTCGGAGGTGCCGGCGGTGTCGGTTCGATCGGAATTCAGTTGGCGAAACTTGCGGGACTGACCGTCATCGCAACAGCATCACGCCCCGAATCGACAGCGTGGGTGCAGAAGCAGGGTGCCGATCACGTCGTGAATCATTTCCAACCGTTGCGGCCTCAGATTGAGGCACTGGGTTTGAAGTACATTGATCAGATTGCGCTGTTCAACAACACCGACCAGCACTGGGAAACCGCTGTTGACCTGATTCGTCCGCAAGGGAAAATTGTCTCGATCGTGGAAAACCAGGAACCACTCGCACAATCCATGATGAAAACGAAATCAGCCACGTTTGTGTGGGAATTCATGTATACGCGTTCGATGTTCACAACACCGGACATGATCGAACAACATCATCTGCTGAACCGCGTGGCAAACTGGATCGACGCCGGCAAACTCAACTGTACTATCAACGAAATCCTTTCGCCCATTAACGCGGAGAATCTGCGAGCTGCTCATAAAACACTGGAATCAGGTCGTTCGATTGGCAAGATTGTGCTTCAAGGGTGGAAATAA
- a CDS encoding 5-(carboxyamino)imidazole ribonucleotide synthase yields MSDLIPPGSTLGMLGSGQLGRMFTIEARRLGYGVHVFSPESQTPTGQVADVEICAEYDDLEAVANFAKNVDVISFEFENVLSETTETASKYAPVRPGANVLHMAQNRIREKSQLRDAGIPVTPFAVVRSVEELNGALNELGCPAVLKSATSGYDGKGQVKIDTPDEAAAAWKEVGADETVLEAFIDYMCELSVVGVRGVDGDFAVYGPMKNDHVNHILDISVFPSGIGDTIAKEAIEITRAVFEHLDVVGVMCVEFFLTGDQRLMINEIAPRPHNSGHLTIDGHVTCQFEQQVRAICGLPLGSTDSLGPTAMANLLGDHLEAGPPNWNVLKQFSDVKLHLYGKHESRIGRKMGHLTALAETPEAAVERVQQARTAIFNG; encoded by the coding sequence ATGAGTGATTTGATTCCTCCCGGTTCAACGCTGGGCATGCTGGGAAGCGGCCAACTAGGCCGTATGTTTACCATCGAAGCCCGCCGCCTGGGATATGGTGTGCATGTATTTTCCCCCGAAAGTCAGACGCCCACGGGTCAAGTGGCTGATGTCGAAATCTGCGCGGAGTATGACGATCTGGAAGCGGTCGCCAATTTCGCCAAGAACGTCGATGTGATCTCGTTCGAGTTTGAAAATGTGCTTTCGGAAACCACAGAGACCGCGTCAAAATACGCACCGGTAAGACCCGGCGCAAATGTGTTGCATATGGCACAAAATCGGATTCGTGAAAAGTCGCAACTGCGCGATGCGGGCATTCCGGTCACACCGTTTGCTGTTGTACGTTCGGTTGAGGAATTGAACGGCGCGTTGAATGAGTTGGGCTGTCCGGCTGTCCTGAAGTCGGCCACGTCCGGCTATGATGGCAAAGGACAGGTCAAAATTGATACTCCTGATGAGGCAGCTGCGGCCTGGAAAGAAGTTGGCGCGGATGAAACCGTTCTCGAAGCCTTCATCGATTACATGTGTGAGCTCTCGGTCGTGGGTGTGCGGGGGGTCGATGGAGACTTTGCCGTCTATGGTCCGATGAAAAATGACCATGTAAATCACATCCTCGATATTTCCGTTTTTCCGTCGGGCATCGGAGACACCATTGCAAAAGAGGCGATCGAAATCACGCGGGCCGTGTTTGAGCACCTGGACGTAGTCGGGGTGATGTGCGTCGAATTCTTTCTGACCGGAGACCAACGGTTGATGATCAACGAAATCGCACCGCGGCCGCACAATTCCGGGCACCTCACCATCGATGGCCATGTAACGTGTCAATTCGAACAACAGGTGCGAGCGATTTGTGGACTGCCTTTAGGCAGCACAGACTCTCTCGGACCAACGGCGATGGCGAATTTACTCGGCGATCATTTGGAAGCGGGACCGCCGAACTGGAATGTGCTGAAACAATTCAGCGATGTCAAACTGCATCTCTACGGCAAGCATGAATCAAGAATTGGTCGCAAAATGGGACACCTGACGGCGCTGGCGGAAACTCCTGAAGCGGCGGTCGAACGAGTCCAACAGGCACGCACAGCGATTTTTAACGGCTGA
- a CDS encoding TfoX/Sxy family protein produces MSVDPLHDAVPSEELLNLGPKSARWLEQVGIRTLGDLKQTGAVAAYLMAKRKEPQCSLNLLYALEGALTGVPWNKLSEKTKQRLRTAVQNE; encoded by the coding sequence ATGTCGGTTGATCCTTTACATGATGCAGTTCCCAGTGAAGAATTATTAAATCTGGGTCCGAAAAGTGCTCGCTGGCTGGAACAGGTCGGAATTCGAACCCTTGGCGATCTCAAACAGACAGGTGCCGTGGCCGCATATCTGATGGCGAAACGCAAAGAGCCCCAATGCAGCCTGAATTTATTGTACGCCCTCGAGGGGGCGCTGACTGGTGTGCCTTGGAACAAGCTGTCTGAAAAGACGAAACAACGGCTGCGGACTGCTGTCCAGAATGAATAA
- the rph gene encoding ribonuclease PH produces the protein MRHDSRQPDQLRPIKVERGYTKATPGSILISAGDTVVLCTASLDDSVPPWKKHEENPGGWVTAEYNMLPGSTSPRKRRKADGRSSEIQRLIGRSLRAVVDFDALGPRTITVDCDVLQADGGTRTLSITGGFLALLDTVLSIPDTCELAEGEIFDPKKVFSNSVAAVSVGVVNNQPVLDLDYIEDSTAGVDMNVVMTGSGDFVEVQGTAEGQIFDRGLLDAQLELATSGIQQLSAIQKECIGEAWPI, from the coding sequence ATGCGCCATGACTCTCGCCAGCCTGATCAACTTCGCCCCATCAAAGTCGAACGTGGATACACCAAAGCCACCCCCGGCAGTATTCTGATTTCGGCTGGTGATACCGTCGTGCTTTGCACAGCCAGTCTGGATGATAGTGTTCCCCCCTGGAAAAAGCATGAAGAAAATCCCGGTGGCTGGGTCACGGCAGAATACAATATGCTCCCTGGCAGTACATCGCCAAGGAAAAGAAGAAAAGCAGATGGACGCTCAAGCGAAATTCAACGGCTCATTGGTCGCAGTCTGCGGGCGGTTGTCGACTTTGATGCGTTAGGACCACGGACGATTACCGTTGACTGTGATGTCCTGCAGGCCGATGGCGGTACTCGTACGCTGAGTATTACCGGTGGCTTTCTGGCGCTATTGGATACGGTACTTTCAATTCCCGATACGTGCGAACTGGCCGAAGGGGAAATCTTCGATCCGAAAAAAGTATTCTCAAACAGCGTTGCCGCAGTAAGTGTGGGCGTGGTGAATAATCAACCTGTGCTCGACCTGGATTATATTGAAGACAGCACGGCAGGCGTGGATATGAATGTGGTAATGACCGGTAGCGGGGATTTCGTTGAGGTTCAGGGAACCGCCGAAGGACAAATTTTTGACCGCGGATTACTCGATGCACAACTCGAGCTGGCTACGTCTGGAATTCAGCAACTATCTGCAATTCAGAAAGAGTGTATTGGAGAGGCGTGGCCGATTTAA
- a CDS encoding DUF4240 domain-containing protein, whose translation MSNLNFRGSFRPEDISQWFWSIIDLANSSRDRLETRLREMSKDELIRFHNEFDEAATQLVDEPFSKYLPIDTSEDHLRDIAEWIVSQGQSYFTEVWNNPQKISEVTDVTEGVTYSSISDNVYWDRFNDIVPDAGF comes from the coding sequence ATGAGCAATCTCAATTTTCGAGGGTCATTTCGACCAGAGGATATTTCTCAATGGTTCTGGTCGATTATCGATTTGGCAAATAGTAGTCGAGATCGGCTTGAAACGCGATTGCGTGAAATGTCAAAAGATGAACTCATTCGTTTCCACAACGAATTTGATGAGGCAGCTACTCAATTAGTGGATGAACCGTTCTCGAAGTATCTACCAATTGATACTTCAGAAGACCATTTGCGAGATATTGCTGAGTGGATCGTTTCACAAGGACAATCATATTTTACTGAAGTCTGGAATAACCCACAAAAAATTAGCGAAGTAACCGATGTAACGGAAGGTGTTACCTATTCCAGCATCTCGGACAATGTTTACTGGGATCGATTCAACGATATCGTCCCAGATGCTGGTTTTTAG
- the purE gene encoding 5-(carboxyamino)imidazole ribonucleotide mutase, producing the protein MSEKSPPLVGVIMGSQSDWDTMKEAAALLEQFNVAHECRVVSAHRTPDWMNEYAKTAEERGLEVIIAGAGGAAHLPGMVAAQTVLPVLGVPVKSRALKGLDSLLSIVQMPGGVPVGTLAIGESGAKNAALLAIRILSNSRPELRQQMHEFCKNQTDNVLDNSEL; encoded by the coding sequence ATGTCAGAAAAGAGTCCCCCCCTGGTGGGTGTGATCATGGGTAGTCAATCCGATTGGGATACGATGAAAGAGGCGGCTGCCCTGCTGGAACAGTTCAATGTAGCTCATGAATGCCGCGTGGTCTCGGCACACCGGACTCCCGATTGGATGAACGAATACGCCAAGACTGCGGAAGAACGGGGGCTGGAAGTCATCATCGCAGGGGCCGGAGGTGCCGCCCATCTGCCGGGAATGGTCGCCGCACAAACAGTGTTGCCGGTTCTCGGCGTGCCTGTCAAAAGTCGGGCTTTAAAAGGGCTTGATTCGCTGCTCTCAATTGTACAGATGCCGGGTGGTGTGCCTGTCGGAACGTTGGCCATTGGAGAGTCGGGGGCAAAGAATGCGGCGCTATTGGCGATACGTATTCTGAGCAACTCCCGCCCCGAACTACGCCAACAGATGCACGAGTTCTGTAAAAATCAAACCGACAACGTACTGGATAATTCTGAACTATGA
- a CDS encoding sugar phosphate isomerase/epimerase family protein: protein MARPVTLFTGQWADLPLEEMCKKAQDFGYDGLELACWGDHFEVDKALSDDTYCNRKRELLEKYDLQLFSISNHLVGQAVLDNIDERHKAILPEYVWGDGDPSGVNDRAIEEMKNTARAAQKLGVSVVNGFTGSSIWHLLYDFPPTPREMIDGGFQLFADRWNPILDVFQECGVKFALEVHPTEIAFDIYSAETALKAIDNREEFGFNFDPSHLIWQGVDPVEFIRYFPDRIYHAHMKDASVTLNGRTGILTSHLSFGDQRRGWDFRSVGRGGVRFEEIIRALNDIKYNGPLSIEWEDMGMNRDQGAREACQFVKNVDFSPSDIAFDGAFGD, encoded by the coding sequence ATGGCACGCCCTGTAACATTATTCACCGGACAATGGGCCGACCTCCCACTGGAAGAGATGTGTAAAAAAGCACAAGACTTCGGGTATGATGGCTTGGAATTAGCCTGCTGGGGAGACCATTTCGAAGTCGACAAAGCACTGTCCGACGATACTTATTGTAATCGCAAACGCGAGTTGCTCGAAAAATACGATTTGCAACTCTTCTCCATTTCCAATCACCTGGTGGGACAGGCCGTACTCGACAACATCGACGAACGCCACAAAGCGATCCTGCCTGAATATGTCTGGGGCGATGGCGATCCCTCTGGTGTGAATGACCGTGCGATTGAGGAAATGAAGAACACGGCTCGCGCCGCGCAAAAACTGGGCGTGAGTGTGGTCAATGGTTTCACCGGATCCAGCATCTGGCATCTGCTGTATGATTTCCCTCCCACGCCGCGAGAAATGATCGACGGTGGATTTCAATTGTTCGCGGATCGCTGGAATCCGATTCTGGACGTCTTCCAGGAGTGCGGCGTCAAGTTTGCATTAGAAGTGCATCCCACGGAAATCGCCTTCGATATATATTCTGCAGAAACGGCGCTGAAGGCCATCGACAACCGCGAAGAGTTCGGTTTCAACTTCGACCCCAGCCATTTGATCTGGCAAGGCGTGGACCCTGTCGAATTCATTCGCTACTTTCCCGATCGTATTTATCACGCACACATGAAAGATGCTTCGGTGACACTCAACGGTCGCACCGGTATCCTGACCAGTCACCTGTCGTTCGGCGATCAACGCCGCGGCTGGGATTTCCGTAGCGTCGGACGTGGCGGCGTTCGCTTCGAAGAAATTATCCGCGCGTTAAACGACATCAAATACAACGGCCCGCTTTCCATCGAATGGGAAGACATGGGCATGAACCGCGATCAGGGTGCCCGCGAAGCGTGCCAGTTCGTTAAAAACGTCGACTTTTCACCCTCCGACATCGCCTTCGACGGCGCCTTTGGAGATTGA
- a CDS encoding sulfatase-like hydrolase/transferase, which translates to MGDFSCFGNTDATTANIDALAKEGIRFQQFYVNSPICSPSRVAISTGQYPHRHRITSYLASRKANRKRGIADWLDPAAPMLARFLQQSGYATGHFGKWHMGGQRDVDQAPAITSYGFDTSLTNFEGMGPKLLPLTETPTKNGGVKLGRIWQDATRLGEPVKWILRSRITGGFADSAIGFVDQAQKKGQPFYINVWPDDVHTPLFPSLEGWADSQRGLYLSVLEEMDQQFARLFQRIQNDAILRENTLILICSDNGPEENAGSAAPFSGLKATLFEGGIRSPLIVWGPGLIPKEQQGTLNKSSVFAAIDLVPSLLYLAGVSAPEKVIFDGENLAETLIGTSNNSRSAPLFFRRPPDRKDFRSFKNLPDLAVREGKWKLLCDYGGKRPRLYNLESDPSESTNLADQHPQLTSRLIAAVLKWNQSMPVDAGDPSFVRENKSQN; encoded by the coding sequence TTGGGTGATTTTTCGTGCTTTGGCAATACCGATGCGACCACAGCCAATATTGACGCGCTTGCCAAAGAAGGCATTCGCTTTCAGCAGTTCTATGTCAATTCTCCGATCTGCTCGCCCTCCCGTGTGGCCATCTCCACCGGCCAGTATCCGCATCGTCACCGGATCACCTCCTATCTCGCCAGCCGAAAAGCGAACCGGAAAAGAGGAATCGCAGATTGGCTCGATCCCGCGGCTCCCATGCTGGCACGCTTTCTGCAACAGTCTGGCTATGCGACGGGGCATTTCGGCAAATGGCACATGGGTGGACAACGGGATGTCGATCAGGCACCAGCTATTACGTCTTATGGCTTCGATACCTCCCTGACGAACTTTGAAGGTATGGGGCCGAAGCTCTTGCCGCTCACAGAGACACCCACAAAGAATGGTGGTGTGAAATTGGGACGCATCTGGCAGGATGCGACTCGCCTGGGGGAACCCGTCAAATGGATTCTACGTTCAAGAATCACCGGTGGTTTTGCAGATAGCGCGATCGGATTTGTTGATCAGGCACAGAAAAAAGGTCAACCGTTTTACATTAATGTCTGGCCGGATGATGTTCATACGCCGCTCTTCCCCTCTTTAGAAGGTTGGGCTGATTCTCAACGCGGCCTCTATCTGTCGGTGTTGGAAGAAATGGATCAACAGTTCGCACGCCTGTTTCAACGCATTCAAAACGACGCCATCTTGCGCGAGAACACGCTCATTCTAATCTGTTCAGACAATGGACCTGAAGAAAACGCGGGGTCCGCCGCCCCCTTTTCCGGGCTGAAAGCGACTCTGTTTGAAGGGGGTATCCGTTCGCCTCTTATTGTCTGGGGACCGGGTTTAATTCCAAAAGAACAACAGGGCACGCTCAATAAATCATCTGTCTTTGCCGCCATCGATCTGGTTCCCTCATTGCTGTATTTAGCCGGAGTCTCAGCACCCGAAAAGGTGATCTTCGATGGCGAGAATCTTGCCGAGACGCTCATCGGAACATCTAACAACTCCCGGTCGGCGCCACTTTTTTTCCGTCGTCCTCCTGATCGTAAAGATTTTCGTAGTTTTAAAAATCTGCCCGACCTCGCGGTCCGTGAGGGCAAATGGAAGTTGCTCTGTGACTACGGAGGTAAACGACCTCGATTATACAATCTGGAAAGCGACCCCTCCGAATCAACAAATCTTGCTGATCAGCATCCCCAATTGACCAGTCGACTCATCGCAGCAGTACTCAAGTGGAATCAATCAATGCCTGTTGACGCCGGTGATCCGAGTTTTGTCAGGGAAAACAAAAGCCAAAACTAA
- a CDS encoding NADH-quinone oxidoreductase subunit K: MVLLHALPMLHNHLFIAITLIVLGFLGMLLQRNALATVFSLLIWLQGAGLIFTSYSQYQNSREGNLYFLIILFLVLTLLSTLAALIFRLRESEEQDNLVRGTDEPQSVSQSQEGTRDRG, from the coding sequence ATGGTCTTACTGCATGCGTTACCCATGCTGCATAATCACCTCTTCATCGCCATCACGCTGATTGTACTCGGCTTTCTGGGGATGCTGCTGCAGCGAAATGCACTTGCAACCGTGTTCTCACTCTTAATCTGGTTGCAGGGAGCGGGCCTGATTTTTACGAGCTATAGTCAGTACCAAAACTCACGAGAAGGAAATCTTTATTTTCTCATCATCCTGTTTCTCGTTTTGACGTTGCTCAGTACACTCGCCGCACTCATATTTCGACTACGCGAATCCGAGGAACAGGACAACCTGGTAAGAGGAACCGACGAACCACAGAGTGTTTCCCAGAGTCAGGAAGGAACGCGCGATCGTGGCTAA
- a CDS encoding DUF1569 domain-containing protein gives MSTQTANRRTLSYGSLQEIVDDANRLTAAGASTTGGWTKGQIFDHLARTMDLSLDGFPFKAPWLFRMVGTYYYKSHIFKNGMSPGFKLKGPFKRALEPEPIDDQVGLEHLQKSVQRMQTEEQRYASPIFGEMTRDEWDRLHRRHAELHMSFIAEP, from the coding sequence ATGTCTACACAAACTGCCAATCGAAGAACACTCTCTTATGGTTCTCTACAGGAGATTGTCGATGACGCCAACCGGCTGACAGCCGCAGGCGCATCCACAACAGGGGGTTGGACGAAAGGCCAAATTTTCGACCATCTGGCTCGGACCATGGATTTGTCGTTGGATGGATTCCCGTTTAAAGCGCCTTGGCTCTTTCGCATGGTAGGGACGTATTATTATAAATCTCACATTTTTAAGAATGGGATGTCTCCTGGTTTTAAACTGAAGGGACCGTTCAAACGCGCTTTAGAGCCGGAGCCAATTGATGATCAGGTAGGGCTGGAGCATTTACAAAAATCGGTCCAACGCATGCAAACTGAAGAGCAGCGTTATGCCAGCCCCATTTTTGGTGAGATGACGCGCGATGAGTGGGATCGCCTGCATCGACGACATGCAGAATTGCATATGAGCTTCATCGCCGAACCGTAA
- a CDS encoding proton-conducting transporter transmembrane domain-containing protein: MNSFLNPIISLAPVLLVAMPVAGACFGWGISKLGLEFNRWTSFSNTIVTVLILGTVIFAPFRKGTQEQIDSQPTRQISVTLKLPEVTSAQSDAVSPRTFKWSLDSTSVWFLLLPTCLWPILVLFSHQIIDASRLHYFLLLLLQSVLTGVLVSYDLISFLSFLLLTTFCMLCLIRLWSGSRFRDEFESTMYLQFLGDGLILGGLLLAAVGYQWMQGVLLEAPQPVTFQMTQLLQGTASDLSLYPLAKAYWSTISPWIFLLLLTGFTIKGMFFPVHYGVTQWLHVVSAQPLSKPLPVGWYLVLLALITKICIYGMIRFMIPLNSTVGSQLSSVLAFWGACGFLLAALIAFVRRDLLQIVVWFLIGQTALTLTVLFTAGSASVSNFILLNVIQGLACCLLLLTTPLISDQKFSRTNKLLLMVSALSVMTLIGAPGLGGFTALIAFLWSLVNQSLVIGFCYLLGTLLFNLTLIRAFWQLVKQEHQETYALNDDKKTALNEKLGLACLAFSPAMALILFMGISPTTLTETSSFALHESHVHSSESPTTEN, translated from the coding sequence ATGAACTCATTCCTGAATCCCATCATTTCGCTGGCACCCGTTTTACTGGTCGCGATGCCAGTTGCCGGCGCCTGTTTTGGATGGGGGATTTCAAAATTAGGACTTGAATTCAATCGCTGGACTTCATTTTCTAATACGATTGTCACTGTTCTGATCCTGGGAACTGTGATATTTGCTCCCTTCAGAAAAGGCACGCAAGAGCAAATAGACTCACAACCGACGCGCCAAATCTCTGTTACTCTGAAACTTCCTGAAGTGACATCTGCTCAATCTGATGCTGTCTCTCCACGTACCTTCAAATGGTCTCTCGATTCCACGAGCGTCTGGTTTTTATTGCTGCCAACCTGCCTGTGGCCGATTCTGGTTCTCTTTTCGCACCAGATAATTGATGCTTCACGATTGCATTATTTTCTCCTGCTGCTTTTACAGTCAGTGCTCACAGGCGTCTTGGTCTCATATGATCTCATCAGTTTTCTTTCTTTTTTACTGCTCACCACGTTTTGTATGCTCTGCCTGATCCGTCTCTGGAGCGGTTCTCGTTTCCGTGATGAATTTGAAAGCACAATGTACTTGCAGTTTCTTGGTGATGGGCTCATTCTCGGCGGGCTGTTATTGGCGGCCGTTGGCTATCAGTGGATGCAGGGAGTCCTACTCGAAGCACCACAGCCGGTCACATTTCAAATGACTCAGCTTTTGCAGGGCACCGCCAGCGACTTGTCACTCTACCCACTGGCCAAGGCTTATTGGAGTACGATTTCGCCCTGGATATTCTTACTTCTGCTGACGGGCTTTACGATCAAAGGTATGTTCTTTCCCGTACATTACGGTGTGACACAGTGGTTGCATGTTGTCTCAGCGCAGCCCCTCTCTAAACCACTTCCGGTCGGCTGGTATCTGGTGCTGTTGGCACTGATAACAAAAATCTGCATTTACGGCATGATCCGCTTTATGATTCCCTTGAATTCTACAGTTGGTTCCCAGCTCTCTTCTGTTCTGGCGTTCTGGGGCGCTTGTGGTTTTCTACTGGCGGCACTCATTGCGTTTGTCCGCCGCGACCTGTTGCAAATCGTTGTCTGGTTTTTAATCGGACAGACTGCTTTAACATTGACTGTTTTATTTACAGCTGGATCAGCGTCCGTCTCGAACTTCATCTTGTTGAACGTGATTCAAGGCCTCGCCTGCTGTCTCCTCTTACTGACAACTCCGCTGATCTCCGATCAGAAATTCAGTCGAACCAACAAACTGCTCCTTATGGTTTCAGCACTCTCAGTCATGACACTCATCGGTGCACCTGGACTGGGAGGCTTCACTGCACTGATCGCTTTTCTCTGGAGTCTTGTCAATCAAAGTCTCGTTATTGGCTTTTGCTACCTGCTGGGCACGCTGTTGTTCAATCTCACTTTGATACGCGCGTTCTGGCAACTTGTAAAGCAGGAACACCAGGAGACATATGCTCTGAATGACGACAAAAAGACTGCTCTCAACGAAAAACTCGGACTTGCCTGTCTCGCGTTCAGTCCTGCGATGGCACTGATTCTCTTCATGGGAATTTCACCCACCACTCTGACAGAAACGAGTTCCTTCGCGCTGCACGAAAGTCACGTTCATTCTTCCGAAAGTCCCACCACCGAAAACTGA
- a CDS encoding gamma-glutamylcyclotransferase family protein, which produces MNQESRTLIFVYGTLKRGFCRSQFLENQIFLTKATTAPHYTMYDCGEYPGLVVDVAEGIGIQGELWSVDESGVQLLDEVEGVAENWFSRDTIELISSFDDQIVQAYYFQGDVTHLKKNGSNWTKQS; this is translated from the coding sequence ATGAATCAGGAATCCAGAACTCTGATTTTTGTCTATGGAACGTTAAAGCGTGGTTTTTGCCGTTCTCAATTTTTGGAAAATCAAATATTTCTCACAAAGGCGACGACAGCCCCTCACTACACCATGTATGATTGCGGTGAATATCCAGGTCTCGTTGTCGATGTGGCAGAAGGCATTGGCATTCAGGGAGAATTATGGAGTGTCGATGAATCGGGAGTACAACTGCTCGATGAAGTCGAAGGCGTTGCCGAAAACTGGTTTTCTCGAGACACAATCGAATTAATCAGTTCATTCGACGACCAAATCGTTCAGGCATACTATTTTCAGGGAGATGTGACTCATCTCAAAAAAAATGGGAGCAACTGGACTAAGCAGAGCTGA
- a CDS encoding globin: MEALTPKDQFLQSLDRCMEHEGFIPAFYDRFLSTSDEIRDKFRNTDFEQQNKMLLRSLRLAAGATAGDPESLRELRERARTHDRNHLNIESQHYDVWLESVIETVHEFDEEWSEAVENTWRTILGYVISYMVKRY; the protein is encoded by the coding sequence ATGGAAGCGTTGACGCCCAAAGATCAGTTTCTACAAAGCCTTGACCGCTGTATGGAACATGAAGGCTTTATTCCAGCCTTTTATGATCGCTTTCTGTCAACGTCCGATGAAATCCGCGATAAATTCCGCAATACCGATTTCGAACAGCAGAATAAGATGTTGCTTCGATCACTCAGATTAGCCGCCGGTGCCACAGCCGGCGATCCTGAGTCCCTTCGTGAATTACGGGAACGCGCCAGAACGCACGATCGAAACCATCTCAATATTGAATCACAACATTACGATGTCTGGTTGGAGTCAGTCATCGAAACGGTGCATGAGTTTGATGAGGAGTGGAGCGAAGCTGTTGAAAATACCTGGCGCACCATTCTCGGATATGTGATTAGCTATATGGTCAAGCGATATTGA
- a CDS encoding 7-carboxy-7-deazaguanine synthase QueE: protein MLISEIFHSPQGEGKWIGVPSIFIRTSGCNLRCWFCDTPYTSWEPEGEKMSVDAIMEHIAQYDCEHAVVTGGEPMVTHEVETLTQRLRAAGKVITIETAGTILQEVQVDLMSISPKLSNSTPVKDPAWAHRHDARRDQPNVIHELIKQYPYQIKFVVDQREDLHEIEAYLERYPEIDRAHVYLMPQGTTAKMLDERMEWLQEAAKQAGCQVSRRMHIELWGNVRGK, encoded by the coding sequence TTGTTGATCTCAGAAATTTTTCACTCACCCCAGGGTGAAGGTAAGTGGATCGGAGTCCCCTCGATTTTCATTCGCACCAGTGGCTGCAATTTGCGGTGCTGGTTCTGTGATACTCCTTATACGTCGTGGGAGCCCGAGGGAGAGAAAATGTCGGTCGACGCCATCATGGAACACATCGCACAATACGATTGTGAGCATGCGGTGGTGACTGGTGGAGAACCCATGGTGACCCACGAAGTTGAAACGTTGACACAACGTCTGCGTGCGGCAGGTAAGGTGATCACCATCGAGACGGCAGGGACCATCTTGCAGGAAGTGCAGGTGGACCTGATGTCAATCAGTCCCAAACTATCAAACTCCACGCCCGTCAAAGACCCTGCTTGGGCACACCGACATGACGCGCGACGCGATCAGCCGAACGTGATACATGAGCTCATCAAGCAGTATCCCTATCAGATCAAATTTGTTGTCGATCAACGGGAAGACCTGCACGAAATCGAAGCGTATCTGGAACGCTATCCCGAAATTGACCGGGCACATGTTTATTTGATGCCGCAAGGGACAACAGCAAAGATGCTCGACGAACGGATGGAATGGTTGCAGGAAGCGGCAAAGCAAGCCGGTTGTCAGGTCTCGCGGCGGATGCACATCGAACTCTGGGGTAATGTGCGCGGCAAATAA